In Prunus dulcis chromosome 1, ALMONDv2, whole genome shotgun sequence, the following are encoded in one genomic region:
- the LOC117616109 gene encoding TPR and ankyrin repeat-containing protein 1-like, with protein sequence MVEGLYIVCTTDIAKDVKYIQILKIWDLLALEDIPKLADRLESILKRYTDDFINRCKEKCHEGDLEIPKSWLPSLDIVRFKDLSITENQSDLVGDNDSDDRSYVENSQVSESLLLMKFYSLSSGVVNHLGFACGGSDSTDKSLIDMADFDEEEAQFKDIKDSFHDISPNSYPLVITFHKFLMMLDGTLGNSYFERFLDATKLTHTLTKKLDASRVFTEIISHIKGGLGAMEAGDGKLNRDDYVQLSEGRVSNLSKQKREAIYDIFQAYEKMKMENGEFDLGDFVIDLHRRLMHEKYGGDLTVSQFALFKHMCINNTEEGFIFSGDTAQTIARGIDFRFQDLRHLFHKKFVSESRSNKLEERKEKGKLSKIFHLTQNFRTHADPETSLIYGEAPVLLEYGENENPIIKIFGNSATGSGNIVGFGAEQVILVRDDGTKKDVSTFVGKHALVLTIVECKGLEFQL encoded by the exons ATGGTTGAAGGTCTATACATTGTTTGCACAACTGATATTGCAAAAGATGTGAAATACATTCAAATATTGAAGATTTGGGACTTATTGGCTCTAGAGGATATTCCAAAATTGGCAGACCGTCTAGAGAGTATTTTGAAAAGATATACAGATGATTTTATCAATCGGTGCAAGGAGAAATGTCATGAGGg TGATTTGGAAATTCCTAAGAGCTGGCTACCCTCTTTGGACATTGTCCGATTCAAGGATCTTAGCATCACTGAAAACCAGAGTGATTTAGTTGGTGATAACGATTCTGATGATAGAAGTTATGTTGAGAATTCACAGGTCAGCGAGAGTTTGTTGCTCATGAAATTTTACTCCTTGTCATCTGGTGTAGTAAACCACTTGGG TTTTGCATGTGGTGGAAGTGATTCAACTGATAAGAGTTTGATTGATATGGCTGATTTTGATGAGGAGGAAGCCCAATTCAAGGATATCAAGGATTCATTTCATGATATTTCTCCCAATTCTTACCCTCTTGTCATAACATTCCATAAGTTCTTGATGATGCTAGATGGAACACTGGGGAACTCATACTTTGAAAGATTCCTTGATGCAACAAAACTTACACACACG TTAACAAAGAAGCTCGATGCTTCAAGAGTCTTTACAGAGATAATATCTCATATTAAAGGTGGTTTGGGAGCCATGGAAGCAGGTGATGGTAAACTCAATCGCGACGACTATGTTCAATTGTCAGAGGGCCGGGTTTCCAATTTAAGCAAGCAAAAGAGAGAAGCAATATACGATATATTTCAGGCTTATGAAAAAATGAAGATGGAAAATGGTGAATTTGATCTGGGTGATTTTGTAATTGATCTTCACCGTCGTCTCATGCATGAAAAATATGGGGGTGATCTCACAGTGAGTCAATTTGCTCTGTTTAAACATATGTGCATCAACAATACTGAAgagggttttattttttctgggGATACAGCACAAACAATTGCAAGGGGTATTGATTTTCGGTTCCAAGATTTACGACATTTGTTCCACAAGAAGTTTGTGTCGGAATCAAGAAGCAATAAgcttgaagaaagaaaagaaaagggaaaactttcaaaaatatttcatttgaCTCAAAATTTCCGTACCCATGCTG ACCCTGAAACCAGTCTTATTTATGGGGAAGCTCCAGTTTTGCTTGAATatggagaaaatgaaaatccaATCATAAAAATATTTGGAAATAGTGCAACTGGTAGTGGGAATATAGTTGGCTTCGGTGCAGAGCAGGTTATTTTGGTGCGAGATGATGGTACTAAGAAAGATGTTTCCACGTTTGTTGGGAAGCATGCTCTTGTCCTCACCATTGTGGAGTGCAAGGGCCTTGAGTTCCag CTATAA